Part of the Sorghum bicolor cultivar BTx623 chromosome 1, Sorghum_bicolor_NCBIv3, whole genome shotgun sequence genome, ctttatagaaaatagcatcaatatatataacataaaataagtatcttatgaaaatatattctatgataaatctaattgtattaatttggtaatataaatcttagcgtttttttctataaatctggtcaaaattttaaaagtttgacttagaacaactcTAGAAGTTGCAGCTTTCAGAAATAGAGGGAGTACATATACATATAAGTGCAGTTATACCTATGACGATGTTTATCTAAACTTGGCAACTTGCACATGTCAGGAGGAGAACAACGCTGTAAATAGAGACAAGAATGGTGGCTTCATTTCCTAGCATGAAGTATACTGCCGAGGTACATAACTACATatgcatatcacaagccacacagTACGTCCCAACTATATAGAGGGGCTGTTTAGTTggtaatttttttttggtttttgctaCTATAatactttcatttatatttgacataagttgtttaattatggattaattaggctcaaaagattcgtctcgtaataaACTACAGgtgaactgtataattagttattttcttatatatatatttactcctccatacatatgccgcaagattcgatgtgacgataaattttaaaaactttgcatttttttttcagaaactAAGCAGCCCCACAACAAGTGCCGCTTTTGAACTAGCTCAAGGATATGGACCTGCATGCAATTTATTCCGAGCCCTTCAATTCGTCGTCTTTCGCAGCTGGTATagaagaaacaattctagtAGCCAAGGTAGCTCCGATTAAGGATGAAAACAGTCGGAAACGGTCGAAAAACTCCTAAattgttttctatttttacatttaaaatacgaaaacgaaaacgaaaacggtaAAGTCGGACACGAAAACGAATGCGAACTTACGAAATATCAAGAATTTCGAAAACGAACCAATTCAAGCGGATTTATGTCGAACACGGTCGATATACGAAAACTCAATACGAAATACCGATGGGTAGTACCAAGTGCATAACTAAGTATATACACGATCAAGTTTAAgtgcatataataattaaaaagtgcATGATTCTTGGTCTTAGGTATTTAATACAATAGCCCACACATAAATAAGAACAAGCAATTAATAGCTAGCAGGAACATAGCTAGCCACTAGTAGAAAGAAAACAGATGCATGGTGAGTACTCTGTAATTGGGCTGTGTGACCGTGTAGTtgactaaattcggtttaaaccaaattttgaattcgaaatatttcaaattaaaagtagaaaagtagaaaacggtcgaaaaatgtctaaaccgttttctacttttacatttgaaatacgaaacaTCTAATATACGAAAGCGAAAACGGTAAAGTCGGACAAGAAAATACGAATTCGATCGGATCCAATATAGAAagcggttcggttcggttcgggaTATTTCTGTTCGGTTTTCATCCTTAGCTCCGATGGTCCATCGCGTGGCACTTattaggctttgtttaatttaccccaaaaatcaaaaactttttaagatttttcataacatcgaatcttgcggcacatgcataaagcatcaaatatagatgaaaacaaaaactaattgcacagtttgtctgtaaaatcgcgagacgaatcttttaaacctatttttttattattagacaatatttatcaaataaaaatgaaaatgctaccgtaTCTATTTCCTAAttcttttttaaactaaacaaggccttagagatGTCGAGTACAGAGGCAATTATATTAAGCAGTCActtttatatactaatttagTACTAGGACTTCTCACTATATACTCTAGAATGAAGAATTAATGGACAAGCCAATTTGTTATACGATTCCTAAAGCGTGGAGGGTCGTGGTGTGGCTGCGCTCCTTGCATACCGACGCCAACTACTATGATGATGAGATGACCCACTCAGCTTCAACCGAGACAGATGGGACGTACTCCTTCGTCTCTTTTTAATTGTCGCTTACGTTTCCCGAAAAACAACTACCggtaattatatattaaaaagtattaatatttataatacataattagtatcattagaaagatctttgaatctagttttttaacaaatttatttggagatacaaatgttacatgtattttctacaaatcgagtcaaatttGTGGCACGCACACCAAcagcgacaattaaaaagggacagagggagtaagtACTAAGTTCATTCAGGACAGGAGTACTCTGATGCTTTTTCGTTAATTCCCTTACTATTAGGGCCTTAGAGATCAGAGGTTCAGAGTGTATGACTGCATACACAAAGCTAAGCCAGCTCATATATAGTACTGTCGTCAAGTGTCGATTGGGACTTTGCACTGACGATTCAACATCCAACATTATTACTGATGATCACTTTATCAGAAACCGCCAAAGCCAGGCACGTACCAAGTATTCGGTGGAGGGCCTAGGATCTGCGCTGGGAACATGTTGGCAAGGCTGCAGCTCACTATCACATGCTCCATCATCTAGCTGTTGGATACAAGTAATAATTAATTATCTAAATAACATAGTGCAAATTTATCGTTTTCTTTTCTCATATCTGTCCTAGGCTCCTAGCTAGATAGCACGTCCTACACTACTAGTGTAAATAGAGCTTGTTAAGTTATTACACTGAAAATTTCAAGTTTGAATAATCTTTCGATTAATCCTGTTGTCGGCTTCAACTCTTTCAGATGGGAGCTGCTTAATcctaagggcactcccaatactgactctatcatagagtctaaagttatttattacctcgaacaatgtggacttagagtttacctcgaacaatgtggacttagagtttaaataagggcactcccaatgcaagactctatcacagagtccaaaataattaattacatattatttatgatattttgctgatgtggcaccatatttattgaaaaaagagatagaaaaaataagactccaaatcttatttagactccaagtccacattgttcgaggtaataaataactttagactctatgatagagtctgcattgtgagtgccctaagacttggagtcttattttttctacttctttcttcaataaatatgttgtcacatcagtaaaatatcataaataatatgtgattaattgtcttggactctgtgatagagtcttacaTTGTGAATGCTCTAACGCTGAGATCTGGTACCTTCCCCACTCGAAACCGGTAGATGGGGCCGTCATGTCATTTAGCAATAGCAAATTGAACTCTGTTTAACATGCGGGGAAGAACGAAGTGCTCGACCGTGTCCAGATCAAAGAACAAATGTCGACAGCACGTTGCAATTTGCGTATATGCTACATTTGACTGTACATGTGTACAAGTAGTCCAGCAGGCAACAGTGCAAGGATTGGTCAGAATTCAGAAGTCATGCCCCTGCTACATGTACTGCTTatattacctccctcatcccgTGTGATGCGCTCTGTACGTGGATCAACTGcattatatatgtattattttataataatgTAATATACTCCGGAGATCAACTTATTGACGCCTCTACAGATCTTTGCCGTAGTAGACTAGTAGTGTCCCTCACAATCAGCAAGGGTTTCACGCAATGCAATCCTTGCTCCCTGCAGTTATCTTCGACATGACTTCATCAGTTAGGTCATAGATGACGACATGCAAGCACCTGAACAGGGGCAATACAGATTGATCAATCAAGCATCACAGAGAGGCAAAGATGACCCAATCGATTACGTCATCTAGCTCTTCAACTCCAACAATAAGCAGGTCCTGACAAGTGGGGTGCCACCGCAACTTAGCAGCCAGCGTCGCTCAAGTCTAAAGCGATCACTAAAACACCACTAGTCCATCCACTCGTATAAATACCTGGGCCGATCACGATCATCTCACCACCGCACTCGCGCGCCCACCCCCACCGATCGCGCCGCCAATCAACcactgccgctgccgccggcgTCGCGTCTCCAACACGTCCCTCCCCGACCCAGTCCCATCCCATCGACATGGCCGCAGCCGCAGGACCCTCCGCCGGGTGGGTGATCGatcggtcgtcgtcgtcgtacgCTGTGCTGTGATTGCCGTTTTGTGCGCGTCCCAAGCTAATGGAATCGAACGCATGTGTCTGTGTGCAGCTCTGTGGCGGAGACGCTCCCGCCGGCCCTCGGCTCCACCTCCCAGCCACCTCCTGTCTTCGATGGCACCACCAGGCAAATCACCATATACTATACTATTCCATACCATGCTTCCTCTGTTTTTTCCCCcacaagaaaagaaaacttagGCTCTGATCAGACGGTAGTGACTTTTCCTTTTTAATTTGCTGGCGTGATTGTAGGCTGTACATTTGCTACTTCTGCCCGTTCGCTCAGCGCGCCTGGGTTACCAGGAACTTCAAGGTTCTGCTACTTTCGGTTTTATTGCCTTTGCACAAGTGAAAATTTACTGCAAAACCTAATAATAACCTTATTTCCTTTGATTTCCATCTTCAGGGTTTGCAGGACAAGATggagctggtggccattgaTCTGCAGGACAAACCAGCTTGGTACAAGGAGAAGGTTTACCCACAGGGCACGGTATGTTGGGTCTACAGTTGTACCTGTCcaccatcttgagcttgagcatCTTCTTCGTGAACACTTTAGCTAGACAACATCTGTTTCCCGGTAGGTGCCTTCCCTGGAGCACGACAACGAGGTCAGGGGCGAGAGCCTGGACCTGATCAAGTACATCGACAGCAACTTCGACGGCCCTACCCTGCTCCCAGAGGTACCTACCACCTTCAGACTTCAGTGCAGCCGAACACTTGCAACGGAGCGGCGATTTTTGGTCGTCTCAGAGCAGACTGAGGATGTGTATGTGTTGGTTTCCTGTAGGATGCTGCAAAGAGGCAGTTCGCTGATGAGCTGATCGCGCATGCCAATGCGTTCACCAAGGCCCTCTACTCGCCCTTGATGGCCCACGCAGCCGTGTCAGATGAAGTTGGTAAGACCGTTGCTTAGACTGAAAGGATTGCAATTTGGATTCATTGACACAACTCAAACTAGATGTTTCATCATCAGTTGCTGACACAGCTCAAACTGTATGTTCCATCATCAGTTGCTGCTCTGGATAAACTCGAAGCTGAGCTGTCGAAGTTCAACGACGGCCCGTTCTTCCTAGGCCAGTTTAGCTTGGTAATTCAATGCATTTCCGGCCTGAAATGTGGTTTGCTTTTTCTCCTTTCATTTGGATTGCCCAGATTTTTTACTCTTTCTAATGCTCGATTTCCTTTCAGGCGGATATAGCCTATGTTACAATTTTGGAAAGGGTTCAGATATACTATTCTCATCTTAGGAACTATGACATCACCAAAGGCAGGCCAAACCTTGAGAAATTCATTGAGGAGATGAACAAGATCGAAGCATATACGCAGACTAAAAAGGATCCTCTGTTTTTGCTTGATCTTGCCAAGAATCATCTTAAGGTTAGATGCTATAGATGCCTGGGTGTTTACTTCCT contains:
- the LOC8084895 gene encoding protein IN2-1 → MAAAAGPSAGSVAETLPPALGSTSQPPPVFDGTTRLYICYFCPFAQRAWVTRNFKGLQDKMELVAIDLQDKPAWYKEKVYPQGTVPSLEHDNEVRGESLDLIKYIDSNFDGPTLLPEDAAKRQFADELIAHANAFTKALYSPLMAHAAVSDEVVAALDKLEAELSKFNDGPFFLGQFSLADIAYVTILERVQIYYSHLRNYDITKGRPNLEKFIEEMNKIEAYTQTKKDPLFLLDLAKNHLKIA